A genomic region of Oncorhynchus mykiss isolate Arlee chromosome 16, USDA_OmykA_1.1, whole genome shotgun sequence contains the following coding sequences:
- the LOC110491844 gene encoding zinc finger protein 329 isoform X4, whose protein sequence is MARKYVVYEDCLLPLFKTCPVCRGSCSIDKFIQDTLLTINRFCNHCDHRSQWKSQPFNLPAEYLSPSAAKVSTGTTDAPTGTTGMSTGTSTGTSTDAQTGTSTGTFNNPTLKTAEESGLLLESNDGDICNKGLEDIQTLVFETTLCLDDEVHDDKAIKKKRQLLEEKQKEVVEEEMEGEEEMKEEEEESSDREWEPEVEVGELLASDSEGDSPALCPDCGTFTKGSKTHVCEHVKPFVCQDCGKRFVNEVSLNIHRRIHKPGYVHECKYCLKSLQSRPEKLRHEESHPRVEKPYECPDCPKRFSDIKARDGHIQGHRGPTQHICNICKMEFNKKHILERHMLVHSGDKSYTCPECQRSFNQASHLKSHMRLHTGERPYKCQQCDKSFNHNVSLKSHVQRYHPGLGYGTKEKEEGQELISNSASQTEQQVMIEESGEPETGQKRVKRALRAGRKRKRQTFDPEEFVESKNSDSEFNPEVGESGSNSDSDFNPEEEESGSKRRSTGRPIGRPKGRPGTSRKIYAGTVGKELDGSNLNEHKSAKQWEQEEERQSDPEVVGERGSKRKATSRGRGRGRGRPKTIREMHEGTTCEELVGSNLNEQVPPIETALSELLESCWPIQNVDEAFDPMPN, encoded by the exons ATGGCGAGGAAGTATGTGGTCTATGAAGACTGCCTCCTTCCGTTGTTCAAGACTTGTCCAGTCTGTCGCGGCTCCTGCAGCATCGACAAGTTCATCCAAGACACCCTGCTCACCATCAACCGGTTCTGCAACCACTGTGACCACCGGAGCCAATGGAAAAGCCAGCCCTTTAACCTCCCAGCTGAATACCTGTCTCCCTCAGCAGCCAAAGTATCAACTGGCACAACTGATGCTCCCACCGGCACTACTGGCATGTCAACTGGTACCTCAACTGGCACATCCACTGATGCTCAGACTGGCACCTCAACAGGCACCTTCAATAATCCGACCTTGAAG ACTGCGGAGGAAAGTGGTCTTCTGTTGGAGAGTAACGATGGTGATATCTGCAACAAAGGTCTGGAGGACATTCAAACCCTGGTGTTTGAGACGACTCTTTGTTTGGATGACGAAGTTCACGACGACAAAGCCATTAAGAAGAAACGTCAGTTATTAGAGGAGAAACAAAaagaggtggtggaggaagaaatggagggggaggaagaaatgaaggaggaggaggaggagagctcaGATAGGGAGTGGGAACCGGAGGTGGAGGTAGGTGAACTTCTAGCCTCAGATTCCGAAGGGGATTCCCCAGCGCTCTGCCCGGATTGCGGCACGTTCACCAAAGGCTCGAAGACTCACGTCTGCGAGCACGTGAAGCCGTTCGTCTGTCAGGACTGTGGCAAGCGGTTCGTTAACGAGGTCTCTCTTAACATTCACAGAAGAATCCACAAGCCAGGCTATGTGCACGAGTGCAAGTACTGCCTCAAGTCGCTCCAGAGCAGGCCGGAGAAACTAAGGCACGAGGAGAGCCACCCGCGTGTGGAAAAGCCCTACGAATGCCCCGACTGCCCCAAACGATTTAGCGACATTAAAGCCCGAGACGGCCACATTCAAGGTCACAGAGGGCCCACACAGCACATTTGCAACATCTGTAAAATGGAGTTCAACAAAAAACACATCCTGGAAAGACACATGCTAGTCCACAGCGGGGACAAGTCCTACACATGCCCCGAGTGTCAGCGCTCCTTCAACCAAGCGAGCCATCTCAAGTCCCACATGCGCCTCCACACGGGTGAGCGGCCGTACAAGTGCCAGCAATGTGACAAGTCCTTCAACCACAACGTGAGTCTGAAAAGCCACGTCCAGCGCTACCACCCAGGCCTTGGCTACGGGACcaaggagaaggaagagggacAGGAGCTCATCTCAAACTCAGCGAGTCAGACTGAACAACAGGTAATgatagaggagagtggagagccaGAGACTGGGCAGAAGAGAGTGAAGAGGGCACTCAGGGCAGGAAGGAAGAGGAAACGACAGACCTTTGACCCTGAGGAGTTTGTGGAGAGTAAGAACAGTGACTCAGAATTCAACCCAGAAGTGGGGGAGAGCGGGAGCAACAGTGACTCTGACTTCAacccagaggaagaagagagtGGGAGCAAAAGGAGGAGTACAGGTAGACCAATAGGCAGACCAAAAGGTAGACCAGGGACCAGCAGAAAGATCTATGCAGGAACTGTTGGTAAAGAGCTTGATGGATCGAATTTGAATGAACACAAATCTGCAAAACAgtgggagcaggaggaagagaggcagagcgacccggaggtggtgggggagagagggagcaaaagGAAAGCCACAagcagaggaagggggagaggcaggggaagaCCAAAAACCATTAGAGAGATGCATGAGGGAACTACTTGCGAAGAGCTTGTTGGATCTAACCTGAATGAACAAGTACCACCAATAGAGACTGCTCTTTCTGAACTTTTAGAGAGTTGTTGGCCAATTCAAAATGTAGATGAGGCTTTTGACCCAATGCCAAATTAA
- the LOC110491844 gene encoding zinc finger protein 329 isoform X2 — MQHYGTITSKTRSGTVKTQRVNTGLLLQRKKYKQRLNSVTVYMARKYVVYEDCLLPLFKTCPVCRGSCSIDKFIQDTLLTINRFCNHCDHRSQWKSQPFNLPAEYLSPSAAKVSTGTTDAPTGTTGMSTGTSTGTSTDAQTGTSTGTFNNPTLKTAEESGLLLESNDGDICNKGLEDIQTLVFETTLCLDDEVHDDKAIKKKRQLLEEKQKEVVEEEMEGEEEMKEEEEESSDREWEPEVEVGELLASDSEGDSPALCPDCGTFTKGSKTHVCEHVKPFVCQDCGKRFVNEVSLNIHRRIHKPGYVHECKYCLKSLQSRPEKLRHEESHPRVEKPYECPDCPKRFSDIKARDGHIQGHRGPTQHICNICKMEFNKKHILERHMLVHSGDKSYTCPECQRSFNQASHLKSHMRLHTGERPYKCQQCDKSFNHNVSLKSHVQRYHPGLGYGTKEKEEGQELISNSASQTEQQVMIEESGEPETGQKRVKRALRAGRKRKRQTFDPEEFVESKNSDSEFNPEVGESGSNSDSDFNPEEEESGSKRRSTGRPIGRPKGRPGTSRKIYAGTVGKELDGSNLNEHKSAKQWEQEEERQSDPEVVGERGSKRKATSRGRGRGRGRPKTIREMHEGTTCEELVGSNLNEQVPPIETALSELLESCWPIQNVDEAFDPMPN; from the exons ATTAAACTCTGTCACGGTGTACATGGCGAGGAAGTATGTGGTCTATGAAGACTGCCTCCTTCCGTTGTTCAAGACTTGTCCAGTCTGTCGCGGCTCCTGCAGCATCGACAAGTTCATCCAAGACACCCTGCTCACCATCAACCGGTTCTGCAACCACTGTGACCACCGGAGCCAATGGAAAAGCCAGCCCTTTAACCTCCCAGCTGAATACCTGTCTCCCTCAGCAGCCAAAGTATCAACTGGCACAACTGATGCTCCCACCGGCACTACTGGCATGTCAACTGGTACCTCAACTGGCACATCCACTGATGCTCAGACTGGCACCTCAACAGGCACCTTCAATAATCCGACCTTGAAG ACTGCGGAGGAAAGTGGTCTTCTGTTGGAGAGTAACGATGGTGATATCTGCAACAAAGGTCTGGAGGACATTCAAACCCTGGTGTTTGAGACGACTCTTTGTTTGGATGACGAAGTTCACGACGACAAAGCCATTAAGAAGAAACGTCAGTTATTAGAGGAGAAACAAAaagaggtggtggaggaagaaatggagggggaggaagaaatgaaggaggaggaggaggagagctcaGATAGGGAGTGGGAACCGGAGGTGGAGGTAGGTGAACTTCTAGCCTCAGATTCCGAAGGGGATTCCCCAGCGCTCTGCCCGGATTGCGGCACGTTCACCAAAGGCTCGAAGACTCACGTCTGCGAGCACGTGAAGCCGTTCGTCTGTCAGGACTGTGGCAAGCGGTTCGTTAACGAGGTCTCTCTTAACATTCACAGAAGAATCCACAAGCCAGGCTATGTGCACGAGTGCAAGTACTGCCTCAAGTCGCTCCAGAGCAGGCCGGAGAAACTAAGGCACGAGGAGAGCCACCCGCGTGTGGAAAAGCCCTACGAATGCCCCGACTGCCCCAAACGATTTAGCGACATTAAAGCCCGAGACGGCCACATTCAAGGTCACAGAGGGCCCACACAGCACATTTGCAACATCTGTAAAATGGAGTTCAACAAAAAACACATCCTGGAAAGACACATGCTAGTCCACAGCGGGGACAAGTCCTACACATGCCCCGAGTGTCAGCGCTCCTTCAACCAAGCGAGCCATCTCAAGTCCCACATGCGCCTCCACACGGGTGAGCGGCCGTACAAGTGCCAGCAATGTGACAAGTCCTTCAACCACAACGTGAGTCTGAAAAGCCACGTCCAGCGCTACCACCCAGGCCTTGGCTACGGGACcaaggagaaggaagagggacAGGAGCTCATCTCAAACTCAGCGAGTCAGACTGAACAACAGGTAATgatagaggagagtggagagccaGAGACTGGGCAGAAGAGAGTGAAGAGGGCACTCAGGGCAGGAAGGAAGAGGAAACGACAGACCTTTGACCCTGAGGAGTTTGTGGAGAGTAAGAACAGTGACTCAGAATTCAACCCAGAAGTGGGGGAGAGCGGGAGCAACAGTGACTCTGACTTCAacccagaggaagaagagagtGGGAGCAAAAGGAGGAGTACAGGTAGACCAATAGGCAGACCAAAAGGTAGACCAGGGACCAGCAGAAAGATCTATGCAGGAACTGTTGGTAAAGAGCTTGATGGATCGAATTTGAATGAACACAAATCTGCAAAACAgtgggagcaggaggaagagaggcagagcgacccggaggtggtgggggagagagggagcaaaagGAAAGCCACAagcagaggaagggggagaggcaggggaagaCCAAAAACCATTAGAGAGATGCATGAGGGAACTACTTGCGAAGAGCTTGTTGGATCTAACCTGAATGAACAAGTACCACCAATAGAGACTGCTCTTTCTGAACTTTTAGAGAGTTGTTGGCCAATTCAAAATGTAGATGAGGCTTTTGACCCAATGCCAAATTAA
- the LOC110491844 gene encoding zinc finger protein 329 isoform X3, translated as MKYRLNSVTVYMARKYVVYEDCLLPLFKTCPVCRGSCSIDKFIQDTLLTINRFCNHCDHRSQWKSQPFNLPAEYLSPSAAKVSTGTTDAPTGTTGMSTGTSTGTSTDAQTGTSTGTFNNPTLKTAEESGLLLESNDGDICNKGLEDIQTLVFETTLCLDDEVHDDKAIKKKRQLLEEKQKEVVEEEMEGEEEMKEEEEESSDREWEPEVEVGELLASDSEGDSPALCPDCGTFTKGSKTHVCEHVKPFVCQDCGKRFVNEVSLNIHRRIHKPGYVHECKYCLKSLQSRPEKLRHEESHPRVEKPYECPDCPKRFSDIKARDGHIQGHRGPTQHICNICKMEFNKKHILERHMLVHSGDKSYTCPECQRSFNQASHLKSHMRLHTGERPYKCQQCDKSFNHNVSLKSHVQRYHPGLGYGTKEKEEGQELISNSASQTEQQVMIEESGEPETGQKRVKRALRAGRKRKRQTFDPEEFVESKNSDSEFNPEVGESGSNSDSDFNPEEEESGSKRRSTGRPIGRPKGRPGTSRKIYAGTVGKELDGSNLNEHKSAKQWEQEEERQSDPEVVGERGSKRKATSRGRGRGRGRPKTIREMHEGTTCEELVGSNLNEQVPPIETALSELLESCWPIQNVDEAFDPMPN; from the exons ATTAAACTCTGTCACGGTGTACATGGCGAGGAAGTATGTGGTCTATGAAGACTGCCTCCTTCCGTTGTTCAAGACTTGTCCAGTCTGTCGCGGCTCCTGCAGCATCGACAAGTTCATCCAAGACACCCTGCTCACCATCAACCGGTTCTGCAACCACTGTGACCACCGGAGCCAATGGAAAAGCCAGCCCTTTAACCTCCCAGCTGAATACCTGTCTCCCTCAGCAGCCAAAGTATCAACTGGCACAACTGATGCTCCCACCGGCACTACTGGCATGTCAACTGGTACCTCAACTGGCACATCCACTGATGCTCAGACTGGCACCTCAACAGGCACCTTCAATAATCCGACCTTGAAG ACTGCGGAGGAAAGTGGTCTTCTGTTGGAGAGTAACGATGGTGATATCTGCAACAAAGGTCTGGAGGACATTCAAACCCTGGTGTTTGAGACGACTCTTTGTTTGGATGACGAAGTTCACGACGACAAAGCCATTAAGAAGAAACGTCAGTTATTAGAGGAGAAACAAAaagaggtggtggaggaagaaatggagggggaggaagaaatgaaggaggaggaggaggagagctcaGATAGGGAGTGGGAACCGGAGGTGGAGGTAGGTGAACTTCTAGCCTCAGATTCCGAAGGGGATTCCCCAGCGCTCTGCCCGGATTGCGGCACGTTCACCAAAGGCTCGAAGACTCACGTCTGCGAGCACGTGAAGCCGTTCGTCTGTCAGGACTGTGGCAAGCGGTTCGTTAACGAGGTCTCTCTTAACATTCACAGAAGAATCCACAAGCCAGGCTATGTGCACGAGTGCAAGTACTGCCTCAAGTCGCTCCAGAGCAGGCCGGAGAAACTAAGGCACGAGGAGAGCCACCCGCGTGTGGAAAAGCCCTACGAATGCCCCGACTGCCCCAAACGATTTAGCGACATTAAAGCCCGAGACGGCCACATTCAAGGTCACAGAGGGCCCACACAGCACATTTGCAACATCTGTAAAATGGAGTTCAACAAAAAACACATCCTGGAAAGACACATGCTAGTCCACAGCGGGGACAAGTCCTACACATGCCCCGAGTGTCAGCGCTCCTTCAACCAAGCGAGCCATCTCAAGTCCCACATGCGCCTCCACACGGGTGAGCGGCCGTACAAGTGCCAGCAATGTGACAAGTCCTTCAACCACAACGTGAGTCTGAAAAGCCACGTCCAGCGCTACCACCCAGGCCTTGGCTACGGGACcaaggagaaggaagagggacAGGAGCTCATCTCAAACTCAGCGAGTCAGACTGAACAACAGGTAATgatagaggagagtggagagccaGAGACTGGGCAGAAGAGAGTGAAGAGGGCACTCAGGGCAGGAAGGAAGAGGAAACGACAGACCTTTGACCCTGAGGAGTTTGTGGAGAGTAAGAACAGTGACTCAGAATTCAACCCAGAAGTGGGGGAGAGCGGGAGCAACAGTGACTCTGACTTCAacccagaggaagaagagagtGGGAGCAAAAGGAGGAGTACAGGTAGACCAATAGGCAGACCAAAAGGTAGACCAGGGACCAGCAGAAAGATCTATGCAGGAACTGTTGGTAAAGAGCTTGATGGATCGAATTTGAATGAACACAAATCTGCAAAACAgtgggagcaggaggaagagaggcagagcgacccggaggtggtgggggagagagggagcaaaagGAAAGCCACAagcagaggaagggggagaggcaggggaagaCCAAAAACCATTAGAGAGATGCATGAGGGAACTACTTGCGAAGAGCTTGTTGGATCTAACCTGAATGAACAAGTACCACCAATAGAGACTGCTCTTTCTGAACTTTTAGAGAGTTGTTGGCCAATTCAAAATGTAGATGAGGCTTTTGACCCAATGCCAAATTAA